Below is a genomic region from Accipiter gentilis chromosome 11, bAccGen1.1, whole genome shotgun sequence.
ACTCTGTGTTCCAAATGAGGATGTGCTGTTATTTCATCATCTTGGTTAATATATCCCAGAATGACATTCGCATACCTGAACAgcactttctttcttctttatggCACTTAAACTGGCCTGCAgatctttctgtcttttattgCCACTTAGCCATTGTTCATCACTCTATATTCATGCATTCAATTGAATTTCATCTTTTGGACTACCAGCACACTTACATGGTTTATATGAAAGTCTCATTCTGTCCTACCTAGTTcttgcagcagcatcttccagcATAAGAGTATCAACAGATATTAAGTTAATCGTCTACTCTTGTTAGTGAAGTATCAGATAATAGAGATGTAGGGATAAACCTGTTGAGGGGTTGTCTTGTTTCATTATTCAATTTATCATACATCATGCtgcttctcaaaaataaaaatctctcccctgccctccatTTACATGGGCACCTCGCTGTAACTTCATCTAGGCGTAGCTTCCTTATTTATCTCCGAATGTATTTGGGAGAAGGGGCATGTAATAAAGCCTTCAAATCAAGGCTTATCACACCTTGTGCTTATGTCTATTGGCCAAGTCAGTAACTCTCTCATGAGAAATGAGATTGGTGTGAAAGTATTGGATTTTTGTAAAAAGTGTTTAGTGGCTTTTGCCTCAAATGTCTCCCAGTTTTTCTCAATGTTGTTCTAACGTAGAAattaaagggaagaagaaattaCAAGCTGATCAGCCTAACTTTGATAACTAAAGAGATGTCTTCAGAGTTTAAGTAGATCTTGCATTGCTTCAGCTTCCTTTTTTAAGAGTAGGTTAGGAGTAATTTAATTAGTTTATGACTTCAGTTAatctagtttattttttaaattcttctggaTCATTTGTTTCCTCACTTACGACCTATTGATTATATGCTTTGCTAACTATTATGAAGCACACAGGTACAATTATGTtaataaactgaagaaaacaacatTCAATATTATAGTCGTCTTCACCAAATGAAATGGTATTATCAAAATCATCAGATAGTGGGTTGTAAAGGAAGTACTTTTTGACACAGCACACAATTAAACTATGAAACTCATTGCCACAGAATGCTGTGAATGCCAGCCATTTAAATGGGCTTAAACAATAAGATGAATTCATGCTAGAAAAGCTCATTAAGGGCTATTAAGTACACAGATGCGGATGCAACTGGGAAGTCCTTAAGCCATGTATTGTTGGAGACTGGAAGGATGTAGGGAAGAAAAGTGCAAATCCATCCAATCTACAGCAATACTGTTCCCCTGTCCTGTGCATTACTGGTGGCTGAAGGCAGGCTACTGAGCTAAATGGACTTTTTAGTCTGATTCTATATGGTAGTTCCTGTTCTTATCTATAATTCACTTGCTTCCAACTTAAGAAATGCAGGAGTACTATCcattctgtttcccttttctgtaAACATAATCAGAGGTACATgcctttttcttctgtgcagaagCTTTTGTACCTGTTCTGATACTGTTTCTGCATGCAGGGCTTTCTTTCCCTCCGCCTTCTTTTTACAAGTAGAACTGCCTGCCTTGTTATTAAGAGGCTAAGGCCTAAGTGGTGCTACATTGGTCTCTTTCTGCTACATATCAGAACTGTTGGTCCCTTCatgtttttttaagaagcatcCAGTAACTTCTCTCCTGTGGAACTGTGCCTATTAATTCTTTGGCACTGTCAAGTGATTGATGATGAATCAGTTGAATCTGGTGTTCTCCTGGTATTTTGCTAATTGAAATTTGGTTGTCTAGcagttttcagaagaatttttttttaaccactgcaGATGTCTTGAGATTTCCCCTGCTGTTCTGCTTCAGTCAAAGCTGTGCTGGCCTTAGGATTCTAGGCCTGGATGTGATATTAAGAATTTCTTCAGATGCGTGTGAAAAATTATGGGCCTTTGATACTAAGTCACTGTTTTGGACAGgtagaaagggatttttttctatgaaacagattctgttctcttcttttatcttttttcttgtttctttttcctcttttatacCAAACACCATCTTAACAGACTCTTTGCTGTTTGATGTAAGCAGGAAATGTTTGACTGCACAGGGATCTAAAATATTAATGCCAGCTGAGCATACTCAGCTATTTTAGCTGTTTGCATCCCAAATTTCTTCTGTCTGAGCAGCCTTTTTAATCCTCATCTAAGGCACGATTTTCAAGTTTCAAATTTAGGCTATCTTTTGACAGTAGGTTTAAAGTTGGTAGTGTTAGGGGTACGTGAGATTTAGTTTTGGGAGGCATGTTGTGTATTAAGAGTAGGGAGTTGGTGGAAAATATGAGGGGAATAACTCAAGTAATTGAAAAGACTGTGCTTTGACTGTTAAAAACACAGATCGCTCAAGGAGACAGGAGGCCTGGAAAACCAGCCCAGAAAGAATATGAACTGTTCCAGTACTTGGAATATGTGGCAAATAACTAAGGTTACCAAGTCTATTTCTAATTAGTTTAAAACTGGCATCAGTTAACCACAACAAAATTCCTCCAAACTTTCTGAAAGCTGTACTATAATATAAGTCATGCAAGTGGACATTTTATAATACACCACTGTTCTCAAACCAGTGGTAAAGCAAGTCAGTGCTTGCTTTACATCTCTGAGCTCCTTTGGTTTGACCAGCTTAGGTAGGTTTATCTTCACTGTGCTTGTGTGCCTAAAATGGGATTATTTCTTTGTCTCACAAACTGAAACGTGCCTTGCCTGAGGGAGTTTCTAGCCAGGCTGGATGCCTTGCATCTCGGTATGGTGACCTGCCATAATGCTGCCTAATCTCTAgagctgctgtctttttttttttttttttccccccctttttttttcctgaggaaatgtGACATTGGTCATCTTGAAGGAAAACTGCATGAGGAAAGAGATCAAAGTCCTAACTGAGATGAGGTTGGCCTTTCAAATCTAGGTGTGCCATTTACTACAAATGTATTTGCAAAGGGATGGTTAAGTCATTTCAGATTCTTCACTGATCATTTCAGCAAGATCCATGAGGGATGGTAAGtcaggcagagctctgctgagcAATCCTCCTGCAAATCTTACCAGGCATGGAAAAGCGCTCAGTCTTGCAGCAGAGAAATGGATGGAAGGAAGGGCTTCTGAAAGTCTTTGCTTCAATTCACATGCTCTTTTGCTCAGCTCTTGATCAAATGAGTTAAGCTCACGTGGGAGCAGTTGTTCTTTTAAATGAACAAAGTGTGGTGCAATCACTTCTGTACTGCACTTCTGTCTGGATCTGCTGCTCCTATGAACTTCTTAAAcacaaccccccttttttttctttgcctgcgGAAGTCTGGCTCTTGCAATGAGCTCACCCGCAACAAAAGCTTCTTGGAGTCCTGTTCAGCTCCAGCTAAGGGCCTACCTAACAACAGCTCCTTTCCTGTCATTCTCTTGCCTACCAGACATAGCAGCTGTATGAGTATttgggtggggaaggaaggagattGCAACATCcattaagaaagagagaaaaaaaaaaaaaaaggcgtctTGTCTGTCTCTCACTTTTCAAGTGCAGCTGTAAAACTTTCCTTGGCCTTTGAAAGCTGAGCTCTGCCATGTGGTGGGTGCGAGCTGTGGAATACGTCAGCCTTTGAAGTTAGTCCTTTAAATAGGCAATTGCAAATGGCATCCAAATGTAAGCTTTTACAGCAGTTTTGCTACAAACTGCAATAAGTTACTTATTCTGACAGTACACTGTGGATGCTAAGACAAAGTTGTAAGTATCCATGCCTGTGTCTCCCAGCCATCGAGCCATGTTCACCCTGATGAACAATAAATCTGAATCTCTAGAAATGCAGTTGTAGCATGGGCCTCTTGTTGAAATCAACTTTGTATTTTCCTGCAGGTCTTCAGTgttaacaaaaaaatcctgtgccACCTGCGGCTGAAGACTGCTGTGTTCACATGATTGCAGCCACAGACAAGCAAGCCTGTCCTGAAGTGTCTGAGCTAAGAATGGCTGAAAGGCAGTGTGACTGTCTTCtgtatttcattcatttatttacagGGAAACGTTCTACAGGCCACACCAGAGAAGGCAACTAAGAGccttaaagcatttattttgtcaTCTGGAGTGTTCTGAGTGCTTAGAGACTAACTGCCACTTGGTACAATGCAGCACTTCATAGTTCTTAATCTATAGGCATTATTTTTCTACAGAGGTAcattgttcttatttttaatgcTAGGGATGGGGATAAAAGGTTTGTTTGCGCAAGGAGCTGAGTTAACAGGTAGAGCTGCACACAGTTTTTTTCTATTCTAATCTCATGTAAGATGATCTGAACAGGCATGGTGAGTTTGAAGCAAGTTGTGCTGCCCTAGCAAGAATGTGTCTACCTCTTGGATATTTGCACTGCATACCTATATGTATTTACCTACATTTCCCCACCATTGAAAAGTAGCCTTGTTACCTTACCTGCATGCACAATCAGATGTTCTTGGAGAAGTGAAAAGAAGAGATGAGAAAGGAAACTGTCTTGTATTGCTTTCCTGGTGCCTTCTTGTTAAGTTACTGACAGCAAAGTTTCCAGTATATGCCTGGTGGGAGAGAAATTCAATCCAGAAAAGGGAAAACCTCACTTATTTTTCAACAATACTTAGTTACATTCCAGAACTTACACAGCTCTCTTGGGAAATGTCTTTCCTGTATCCATTGTCTTAATGTAGTGCCTTTCCTAATCATTCTTTGTCATCTCCAAGCTTCTGGAAAAGTGAGTGTTTCCCAGGGTGTAGGTGGAGGGAAAAGAGTTTGTGCATTGCTGCCTAGCTTCTCATAGCGATACTGTGTTAAGTTAATCAAGAGCAGTGACTCAGAGAAAATGAAGACTGGATAATCCAAGTGATTATTTATCACTTCTGTGGTCTACAGGATTGTTTCCTGCTGGAGAAAATAGTCCAAGGCGGTTTACTGCTAGGGAACACATCTTTATACTTATTCtaaagtttttcctttctgtaactCAAAGGTAAAATCATTAGAAACTCTCTCCCCCCTTATTATTTCTTTGTGATCTACCATGTAACTCTGGATAACTCAGAGATTGCAGTGGTAGAGCCAGATTTcatctccagctctgcctctAGAAGCCAAGTCCCACTTTGGCCTAGAGCAAAAAGGGAATTGACCCATTCAGGACTGGCCTGAATGCACCCATTCCCTCCCATGCTGCTCCCCAAGCCTTGTCCCTGAATCTGACACAGCAACTGTAACAGCTTACTCCAGTTTGGAGCCTGAAGAAGCTATCTTAACCTTTGTAAAGGGACAGGTGTGGGGggcttttttgccctttttttggtCTGATTTTATGATCTTTCAGCAATTTGTTCGGTCCAACTCAAATGGACACTTGTCGGCTGAACTAGAAGTTAGATACTTTTAAAGGGTGAAATACCAGTTGCTGTTCTTCAGTCAAAACTAATGCCCTGTAAACTCCTGGCTCTTCGCCCCGCCCCAGCCTTTGCATTGTAGTGGCTGAATTCCTCTTTGGGAAGGTATGAAACAGCAAGCAGGAGATGCTTCTGATGTGACTGCTGCCTGTTTCATCCTGCCCCTTTCTGCCTTCAAAAAGAGGGGTGCTGTGTTTGTGATCAGTGTACTTACCTGTAGGGTGTTAAtctttctggcttttttcttttttcaccctAGGATGATGAGAGTCTGAAATACTTAACTCACGAAGAGCAGGATGTCCTCATGTTCTTTGAGGAAACCATAGATGCCTTAGAAGACGACTTGGAGGAGCCGGTCCTACATGACAGTGGCATCCACTGTCAGTCTCCAAGGTcaacagaagaaaatgtatcCAGTCATTCAGAGACTGAAGATATCATCGACTTAGTACAGTCAACACCTGAGAGTAGTGACCATGAAGGCCCTCCTAGCAGAGATACAGAACCAGGTAGTAGTATttgttgaaaatgtgttttttccttctgacctAGCCCTGACATATTCCAATTCTCATTAGATACAGCTAAAGAAATTCTGTACCTTCCTTACTACCTCAGGATGAATCTATTACACATCAGGAGCTCTAAGGACCATGATTTTAATTTGACTTGGGATTTTTGAAACTCTTACTGTTACTATAACTCTttcgttttttgttttttttcctcccctcatgGAGGTCATGCGCATAATTAATTTGTTGGACTGCTATCTCAGTCCCCTACCTGGTGACTGAGTTGTAACAGAACTGAGTATTATGCAGAGTCATTGCAGCAAGGCAGACTAGTATTCATCAATGTGTTTATGCTCTGCATCTCTCTAAGACCTCTTAAGACTTTCTCTAAGAGTTTTAAGATAGCAGATTGTTCTGTTATTTTGTGTGGGACTGAAAGGCACGTGATCTTATCAATAAGTTTGTGACAAGATAGTGTATGGCATGTTGTTTTCTTCACCCTGTAGAATTTGCTCTCTCTGTTTTTGGAGAATGGATTTATCAGCTAATACATACAGTGGGATGTAATGTGTCCTCCTGGCTGTTACAATAAAAAACAAGAATTGCAAAACTCTTATAGAAAAAGCAGCCATTGAAACAAAGTGAAGCTAACATGCAGATTGtgaatgaatggcagaaagagGACTTCTAGTGAATGCATTGTAAATATGGTGATTTGAACTATAGCATCGCCTACAAGATGCCATTGCTAGGAGTTCAGTTATAGTTTCTTCTGACAATGTGGGCTGAGTTTGCGTTAGaaggtttgggggaggggagcaTTGATGCTTGCTAATCCTAGGTGAAAGAAAGCCTTGTGTTTTGCTCTATGTGAAGACTTAATGACGTTATTACTGCTTTGTCTTTTAAGTGTTGGATGCTACCTGGAGAACTGAAAGCCCTAAGCCAGCTGTACCTGCTGACCTTCCCCCACATCCCCCTGTACCACCACCAGCAATATCTGAGGcacttcctcttcttcctccacccCCTCCTCCAGTGCAGCATCCAAAATTGCTTCGTTCTGTCCCCACTCCACTCATCATGGCCCAGAAGATGTCTGAGCAGCAGACAGAGAGCAGGGTGCGCTTCCCCAGTGCCCTCAAGGAAGGGAATTCAGACAGGAAGAAAACCCCGGTAGCCAATGGTGATTATTTTGTGGGTCCGAAGCACCCTCCCACACCTGCACCCAAACTGCACCGATTCCCAAGCAACATCAACATAACAAATGTCAGTGGCAAAGAATTCAATGAGactatttcaaaagcagcagttAACGTCCAGGAGCGGAGAGCTCAGGTGCTGGCCAACATCAATGGAGGAGCTTTTCTGGCAGCTGAACTGGAGGAGAAGCTGCAGAAGAGTGATTTCTTGTCACGTAACAGAAGTTCTTCCTTAAGGGATCTCTCCTCTGAGCAAACACGATATGAGGCCCTGACAAAACTTGGCCTTGTTAAGGGAAAACAAGCTCAGGACCAAGTGGACCATGCCCCAACCACTCAGCAGCTTGATGTGCAGCCCAAACAGGCAGATGCTGTTCCCAATGGATATCAAAACATccatgagattttaaaaagcgAGTCCAGCCCTTTCCTTCCTATGGGCAAAACGGTAACAATCAAACCAGAGGTAGCTCTTGCTGCTAACAAGGTCAGCAGCACACAACAGAACACAGCAAAAAATTATAATGATTATAAACAACCTAGTCTAAACCTGGATATGAGGAGGAGATCAGGCTCACTGCCTAGGCCTTCAGGATTTCGATCCCAAGGGATAACGGTGAAGTTTGCTGGCCGTGGCTCAACGGAAGAAGCTAGGAGGGAGGCACTTCGGAAACTGGGACTACTGAAAGAGACAGCATAATTTGGACAGGAATGTTGTGGCAACGGGGGGAAAGTCATAGCATGTCTTTGTGCTAGAATAGTCCCAACAGGATTGGGATCAAAGAGATtggaagaagaaaggggaagtTCTCTGCTTCAGGCAAGCTAAGGAGGTACTAGACACTGTGGAATGACCGCTCGTGTTTATCCCAGAAGGACTGGCACCACCATGTACAGTCACGTACAGCAGTGGGTTTCAGCTCTCCTTCCTTCAGAGATACTCATCTGTTGCTCTTAGTCAAAGAGGAATTTTATTTAAGTAATGCTGGACTATAGCAGACAGCATCTTGTTAATAAAGTGTACAGTGCAGTATAGTTGTACACAGCAAACTGGATGGCaaatcttccttttgctctttctgaagCCAAAACAGAGAGTTCCGTTTGTCTCGCccacatgtgtgtgtatgtttgtgggAGCTTGAGATAATGTCAAAACTGAAATTTCTGGCCAGCGTGACACACTTCACTGAATTTTTGTTGTCTATATTATCCGGCTTGGCTTTGTTCCCTACGAGTGGTGGAGTTGTCTTCTTCCTTGCTCTGTGCCCACTTGACTCAAGACTGTACAGAGGGTGGTTTCAGTTTTGACCTTCTCCTTGACAGTGGCCCAAGCTTCGAGTGGGTGACTGCATCGCTCTGCTGCTTCACTTGAAGTCTTGCCTTTCTTCCCAGCCACCTGCTTCTTGGTCATGCTCTAGCAACCTACGTGTCCAGTGAAAGGCACCAGATAAGCCTCAAGGATATGCACCATGCACCAGTTTTCGCACTGACAGCCAAAGAGTCTCCTGACAATCTGTGACACCAACTGTTCTGTACCAGTGATGATCTTATAGCAGAGAAGCCATAGGAACAAGTTAACTTTGTACCAAATGCGAGAACCTTATGTCAAAAGTCTTATCTTTTATGTTAGGGTTCCTGTGAAGAAACTGTTACTTTTGAACAACAGCTGTACTACACTGAATAGTTGTAAGTTCTGTTACTTCTAAAAACTGTCACTTGATCTTCCTGTAGTTTGACAGCCCTAATAATGCTCTGTTCACAGCCTTATTTGATTCTGTCCTGCCAATGCATAACAGAAGTTACAGCCAAAATTCTTGCAGGCTAAGTGGAGTTACAGGAGAGAGCTGTATGTAAGAGCACGTTGCTCCTGAACGGTCCAAGTTGGCGTTATTTTGCCTTTGTTCAACAGACATGCTTTTAAAGATGGTCCCAAAATATATTTGTgtgttggtttgatttttttcttttatatggcaAAGCTGCTCTTCCACATTAAAACTCCCTTCCCTTTTTGTATGCCTGAAAACATAAAGAAtagccattttaaaatcaaatgccaAACTCCAGACCTTCTAAATTTCTTGTTGTTATTCTGCATGTTTAAGAGTTctcagtgttttgtgtttttctaaagGGAAAAACTCACTTATTCTCTGCACTTTCTAAAGCCTCAAGCAACCCCCTTCTTCCCAAGTAGCTGACTAATAAACCTTGGAGAAGAGGGGAGCGGCTATAATGGAAACTGACACACCCTTCAGCAAGGAGCTCTGACATAACTGTGATAAACAAGTTTGTAGTTCTTGTGATAAAGTATTTCAAACTTGCTGAGCTGTACTTGCAAATGAAgctgttgtgaagaaaaaaatctttgcgTCATTCTCAACCTGCCTCATAAGTtaaagttttttgggttttttttgttgtttggtttttttttaaattgtctgctTGCTGCTTAAATTTTTAATTGTGTTGTTATGGTATCTGGCTGGTTCTGTTATGTAGTTATTCTTTTCAACCTTTTCACTGGGTAAGTGATCATGTTCCTCATTGTGACAGGCTTACTATACATAAGCAATTGGTAATTAAAATATGTGGCCATTCTTCAGTCTGGCAAAGCACTTACGCATGCATAATCAAATGTGAGAAGTGCTGCTGAAACAAAAAAGGCTGCTTGTATGCTGCAAGTAAAGCACATATTTATTTTGCTGGGCTCTGAGTCTGTAGTGCTAAATCAGGAAGACAAGGAAGCACATAAAATACATCCATGCACCTGCTTTAGTGCAACCTGGAATGGAGTCCTACATGTGGATGATGCATCATAATTTATTAACATAACCTGCTAAgtaaatttaaatgtttcatgACCTTTGTGCTTTTAAATCCTGCTAAAGCAAACTCTTCATTATAAATGTGAAGTGCGTACAAAGCAATCTTCACATCTAATAATTTCTTGCTCTTCTTTGAGTTGTTTACAGCTGAGAGTCCATGCTAAGcaaatgggggcggggggaagaacaAACCCTGACACTAATTGTTTCATTGAAATTCAGTCCTATTCAATAACTCTGtagcactatttaaaaaaaaaaattagatgtttaATATCTGAAGTATAAAGTTGCAGTATGCTGAATTAGCTGGATCATGTTCTTTCATTCTTTGTGCAGGGCTGCATCCTCAACCAGTGGGAAGTTAAGAGTTAGATCTTCGTTAGGTAAACCAATTTCTGCCCAGTGAGGACTTGGAATGAGGTATTCATTGTGGCCCTCCATTATAGCAAATATCCTACTGGTAAATTCTTCTCTGTGCCTAAAACTGTAGTAAGTAAAGCCATGTACTAAATGAAGTTAAAGAGTCTAGCTGCTAATAATCTGTATATAAATTTAGCTCTATTTTGTGTATCTTGTTTTGTGTGTATATGTtgctgtgaccccccccccccttgtgtTAGAAGTAACTGTCTTGCACAAATCTGATAAATCATCTATTAAACTGGGATAAAATCAATGAAACGATGGCTGATGGGAGGTGGAATTTTGTTCTTTGTCTCTTAGTAGCATGCATCTTTCTTGGAGGAGGAAGTGTATGTGTGAGCCAGAACTCAATCCTGTCATGACATGGGTGAagaaggaggaataaaaaaaaaaacaaaaccaggaaggTTTATGTCTGTTTTCTGCCAAGAGATGTGTATTCTCACTGCTGGGCTTCAGTAGCTGTGACCAGGGTCCTTGCAGGAATGAATTTCATCCTGAACACTGTTTGAAGTAGGCAAATGACCTCCTTTGCCAATGTTTTCCAATATTAAAATGACTTTTCCAAGAGGAATAGTGTATACATGAAAGAATAGTAACTCATCTTTGTGTTTCTGTACCTGCCTTCTGTGGGCGTTACCATAAGTGAGTGTGATCCTGCTGAGGGTAGAAGTCTTCCTTGTTGCACAGGGCAAAGTTCCCCTTTAGAGACTATCCCTACCCATCCCTTCTGCGCATGTGCATGTGTGCTTACTGCCTCCCTGTCTTCCGTTTGGATACTTGCACATCAAGACTGCAAAGATAGTTCCTTGCTTGGAAGTGCTGACTCTGGCATGTGGTACTACATACTGCTGCCAAGTAAAGTATATAGAGGCGAAGGTTTCTTAATGAAATGCTACATAGCTGAGCTGGTGGCTAAATGATCTTGCACGGGGACTTGTCCCACTTCAAATAGGGAATGGTTTAGAGCCAAAATTAACCACCtttgatttaataaaaaacaacagCAGTGACAAAACCCCCAGAAGAACAGACGTTCAGCAATAAGTAGCTGCTTTTTGATCAGACTCCCCAGGGTAAAGGCCACCTTCAGTGGCTTCAGCCCCATGTTCTTCAACCAGGCTGCCCTGAGTAGGAGGTTGGAGGGTGGCTTTACAACTCCAGGTTGCATCTGGGAGCAGCTGGAACCCTTGAAACCGTTGCACTGTTTTGAAGAGGGATAGGGGTTTTTTATTGTACCTTAAATACAGGTGTTATAGAGCATTTGTCCAAATATCAGGGGTTATGTGTCATAAAGGGTAGAATGGAAATCACTCTAGGAAAAAAACTAACTCCCATTTGCACGAGCCCCTTGTTTCTCCCCCAGACAGGATGTTGGTGGTAGCCAAATGGCATCAGCAGGTCTAGTAGCCTGTCCTCAAGCTTTCCAGGGCTGCCTCAAGGCTCAAGTATGTGTCTGAGCCAGGACAGGGCAAGTGGCCTCTCATAACTGtgtccagctgcagcctggagctgGTGTGAGACAATTTAACTTGGCTCGATCTATAGTGAAACTTAAACTATGTTACAGTGCCTCACCTTTGCTGTAGGGTAAAACCTTATGCAGCTGCCCAGTTACTGTCAGCTTTTCAAGTGGCTGCAGCTTTGGGAATAAGCTTTTGATGTTTTGACTCCTTATGTGcttggtttatatatatatatacacacacacacacagaattggcttctcctttaaaaataaacagcttcaGAAAGTGTTATCTGTAACTGATCAGGGAAGGCATGAGGCTAAAGGTAGGT
It encodes:
- the PROSER2 gene encoding proline and serine-rich protein 2 isoform X2, which gives rise to MAFYAASGSISQESVMPRNLLSNSPEMASEISPKHTCGSMERGGSVENHGSQVRCRNLALDDESLKYLTHEEQDVLMFFEETIDALEDDLEEPVLHDSGIHCQSPRSTEENVSSHSETEDIIDLVQSTPESSDHEGPPSRDTEPVLDATWRTESPKPAVPADLPPHPPVPPPAISEALPLLPPPPPPVQHPKLLRSVPTPLIMAQKMSEQQTESRVRFPSALKEGNSDRKKTPVANGDYFVGPKHPPTPAPKLHRFPSNINITNVSGKEFNETISKAAVNVQERRAQVLANINGGAFLAAELEEKLQKSDFLSRNRSSSLRDLSSEQTRYEALTKLGLVKGKQAQDQVDHAPTTQQLDVQPKQADAVPNGYQNIHEILKSESSPFLPMGKTVTIKPEVALAANKVSSTQQNTAKNYNDYKQPSLNLDMRRRSGSLPRPSGFRSQGITVKFAGRGSTEEARREALRKLGLLKETA
- the PROSER2 gene encoding proline and serine-rich protein 2 isoform X1; this translates as MAFYAASGSISQESVMPRNLLSNSPEMASEISPKHTCGSMERGGSVENHGSQVRCRNLALDDESLKYLTHEEQDVLMFFEETIDALEDDLEEPVLHDSGIHCQSPRSTEENVSSHSETEDIIDLVQSTPESSDHEGPPSRDTEPGMLDATWRTESPKPAVPADLPPHPPVPPPAISEALPLLPPPPPPVQHPKLLRSVPTPLIMAQKMSEQQTESRVRFPSALKEGNSDRKKTPVANGDYFVGPKHPPTPAPKLHRFPSNINITNVSGKEFNETISKAAVNVQERRAQVLANINGGAFLAAELEEKLQKSDFLSRNRSSSLRDLSSEQTRYEALTKLGLVKGKQAQDQVDHAPTTQQLDVQPKQADAVPNGYQNIHEILKSESSPFLPMGKTVTIKPEVALAANKVSSTQQNTAKNYNDYKQPSLNLDMRRRSGSLPRPSGFRSQGITVKFAGRGSTEEARREALRKLGLLKETA